CCGCAGTACTGCGTGGCCATCAACGACATGTTGCGCATGACCTCGACGTACTTCGCCCCTTGGAACATCATCGAGTCCGATGACAAGAAGTACGCGCGCATCAAGACGATCAAGGCCATCAACGCCGCAATTGAGGAGCGCCTGAAGCAGGACAAGAAGGACTAGGCAATGTCTCTGGTGGGAATCATCTCGGATACGCATGGGCGCATAGGCAATGAGGCGCTCGAAGCGCTCGCCGGGGTTGATTTCATCATCCATGCAGGCGATATCGGCTCTTTGGATGTTCTCATGGAACTCGAGGCGATAGCGCCTACCATCGCCGTGTTGGGTAACAACGACTATAACGTCGACTATGGTCCTGGCGTGAACGAAAGCGCGACGCAGATTATCGATGGTGTGAGGCTGTTCGTATCGCATTACCCTAGGGATGCCGAACGTGCAGCCGAGAGCGGGGAGTATGACCTGGCGATTCACGGCCATACGCACGTGCCGCGTGATGAGGTGCGTGGTAGCTGTCGCATCATCAATCCAGGCGGCGCCTTCCGGCCGCGCTGTGGCTCCAAACGTAGTCTCGCACTCGTTGAGCTCGAGGACGGCAGGGTCGGCTCTGCGCAGAGTGTGACGGTGTAGCGCCTGTCGCGAAACGACCTCCTGTGGTCGCAAGCTCGCGCAGGAAGCCACAATACATCACGTGTCAGAGGGTCTGACCCTTGGCACATTCCTATTGCCAAGAAAGATGAAATGCGCATTGGGCCTGACTGACGTCTAAATAAACTCAGTTTTAAATAATAAATCACCTAAAACATACCGTTTGCCGATAAATCGAGCGCGTTTGCGATTGTATTTGTCTTTAACCGACCGCTCGTCCAAAAACTTCTTGACCCCTTATACGCGCGCGCATATCCTCTCGCTCGTGTATCACCCGTTTTATAGCTTTATCGGACAACTATAAGGAGGATATAGTGCCGACTACCGTAACGTCCCAGGCCAACGTGTATCGCGATCGCCTCAGCTTCGCGAAGCTCCCGGAGGTCATGGACATCCCCAACCTGATCTCCATTCAGGTCGATTCGTTCAACAATCTGATGACCGAGGGCCTCGACGAGACCTTTGCTAGCATGTCTCCCATCGAGAACAGCGCGAAGACCCTCTGCGTCGAGTTCGGCGCTCACGAGTTTGGCGACCCCAAGCATTCTGTCGAGGAGTGCAAGAAGCGCGATATCTCGTATCAGGCCCCGCTCTTCGTCGACATCCGCTTCATCAACAAGGAGACCGGCGAGATGCAGGAGTCCAACGTCTTCATGGGTGATTTTCCGCTCATGACGAACCGCGGCACCTTCATCATCAACGGCACCGAGCGCGTCGTCGTCTCCCAGCTCGTCCGTTCCCCCGGCGTGTACTTCTCCGCCGAGCGTGACAAGACGAGCGACCGCACTATATACAATGCGAAGGTCATCCCCACGCGCGGCGCATGGCTCGAGTTCGAGACGGACAAGCGCGATGTGCTTTCCATCCGCATCGATCGCAAGCGCAAGCAGCCCGCGACGCTTCTTCTGCGCGCACTCGGCATTGCCGAGACCCGCGACGAGATCATCGACCTGCTTGGCGATAGCGAGATGGTCGAGCGTACGCTCGAGAAGGACCCGTCATCCTCGCGCGAGGAAGCTCTCATCGAGCTCTACCGTCGCCTGCGTCCGGGCGAGCCGCCCACGGTCGACTCCGCACGCAGCCTGCTCGAGGGTCTGTTCTTCAACCCGCAGCGCTATGACCTCGCCAAGGTCGGCCGCTACAAGATCGACAAGAAACTCGGCATCGAGAGCGACTCCTCCACGCTCACGGTCGAGGACATTGTCACCGCGATGCGCTATATCATCAACCTCGCTCAGGGTAAGCCCGGCTACCAGATCGATGACATCGACCACTTCGGCAACCGTCGTATCCGCACGGTCGGCGAGCTCATCAAGAACCAGTTCCGCATCGGCATCAGCCGTATGGAGCGCGTCGTGCGCGAGCGCATGTCCACCTTCGACCCCGAGGACATCTCGCCGCAGTCGCTCATCAACATCCGTCCGATTGTCGCCGCGATCAAGGAGTTCTTCGGCTCCTCGCAGCTCTCGCAGTTCTTCGACCAGACCAACCCCGCCGCGGGCATCACGCACAAGCGTCGTCTGTCCGCACTTGGCCCGGGCGGTCTGTCCCGTGAGCGCGCCGGTTTCGAGGTTCGCGACGTCCACACCTCTCACTACGGCCGCATGTGCCCCATCGAGACGCCTGAAGGCCCGAACATCGGCCTCATCGGCTCGCTGGCAACCTATGCCCGCGTCAACGACTTCGGCTTCATCGAGACGCCGTATCGTCGCGTTGTCGATGGCAAGATCACCGATGACGTCGACTACCTGACCGCCGACGAGGAGGAGAACTACTCCATCGCCCAGGCAAACGAGCCCTTCGACCCCAAGACGCGCGTGTTCGGTTCCGTCGACGAGAAGACCGGCAAGTTCGTTGCCGCCAAGCGCGTCGTTTGCCGTACCAAGAACGCCGACGGCGTCTTCGGCGACCCCGAGGAAGTGCCCGTCGAGGACGTGCAGTACATGGACGTCTCCCCGCGCCAGATGAACTCGGTCGCAACCGCGCTCATTCCCTTCCTCGAGCACGATGACGCAAACCGCGCCCTCATGGGTTCGAACATGCAGCGTCAGGCCGTGCCGCTGCTTCGTCCGCAGGCTCCGCTCGTCGGCACCGGTATGGAGCATCGCATCGCCTCTGACTCCGGCGAGCTGCCCCTGGCCAAGCATGCCGGCACGGTCACCTATGTTGATGGCGCGCGCGTCGAGGTTACCAACGAGGACGGCGATGTCGACACCTATACGCTGCCCAAGTTCCAGCGCTCCAACCAGAGTGGCTGCATCAACTACAAGCCGCTCGTGAAGTACGGTGACGAGGTTCACGTGGGCGATGCCCTGGCCGATGGTCCCTCCACCGACCACGCCGAGCTCGCCCTGGGTCAGAACCTCATGATCGCCTACATGCCCTGGGAAGGCTACAACTACGAGGACGCCATCATCGTCTCCGAGCGCGTTGTCGCCGAGGACCTGCTCACGTCCATCCACATCTCCGAGCACGAGATCGACGCACGCGACACCAAGCTCGGTCCCGAGGAGATCACCCGCGAAATCCCGAATCTCTCCGAGGACATGCTCGGTAACCTGGATGCCGACGGTGTCATTCGCATCGGTGCCGAGGTGCATCCGGGCGACGTGCTCGTCGGCAAGGTCACGCCCAAGGGCGAGACCGAGCTCACCGCCGAGGAGCGCCTGCTGCGCGCCATCTTCGGCGAGAAGGCCCGCGAGGTTCGCGACACGTCCCTGAAGATGCCGCACGGTGCTTCCGGTCGTGTCATCGGCATCTCGCAGTTCTCGCGCGCTGCCGGCGACGAGCTTCCCCCGGGAATCAACGAGCTCGTGCGTGTCTACGTTGCGCAGAAGCGCAAGGTCCAGCAGGGTGACAAGCTCTCCGGCCGCCATGGTAACAAGGGCGTTATCTCCCTCGTTCTGCCGGTCGAGGATATGCCCTACATGGCAGACGGCACACCCGTCGACGTCATCCTCAATCCTCTGGGCGTTCCCTCCCGTATGAACGTCGGTCAGCTGCTCGAGAACCACCTTGGCTGGGCCGCGCTCAACGGCTGGAGCGATGACCCCAAGAGCGACGAGCCGGTTGACGGTCCCTTCTTCGTGTCCACCCCGATTTTCGATGGTGCGACCGAGGAAGAGATCTCGGATGCCATCATCAAGAGCAACAAGAACCGCGTGAACAAGGCAAAAGCCCGCTACGGCGACATGTTCTACGAGCCGTTCGTCGCGCAGCTTTCCGCCACGGGCAAGGCCGACCTCTACGACGGCCGCACGGGCGAGAAGTTCCGCGAGCAGATCACCGTGGGCCAGACCTACATGCTCAAACTCTCGCATATGGTCGACGATAAGATCCACGCCCGCTCGACCGGTCCCTACAGCCTCATCACGCAGCAGCCGCTCGGCGGCAAGGCCCAATTCGGTGGCCAGCGCTTCGGCGAGATGGAGGTTTGGGCCCTGTACGCATATGGTGCGGGCAACGTCCTGCAGGAGATCCTCACGGTCAAGTCCGATGACACGGCTGGTCGTGTCAAGGCATACGAGTCCATCGTCAAGGGCGAGAACATCCCCGCTCCCGAGCTGCCCGAGTCCTTCAAGGTGCTCGTCAAGGAGATGAAGTCCCTCGCACTCGACGTCGAGCTCATCGGTCGCGATGGCAAAGACGAAACCGCTGCTCTCACCGAAACCGTCGAGATTCTCGATGCAAGCAACGAGGTCGCCGAGGCTGGCGATTCCGGCATCGATCTGGATCTCGATGCGCTCGACATGCTCACCGACGGCATCGCCCAGATGAACGCGGGCGCCGATGACCTGCTCGGCATTCCCGAAGGCGGTGAGGAGCTTCTCGGTTCCTCCGTCTCCAACAGTGGCGACGAGGTCATGATTGGCGCTGCCACGCCCGTTGACGACGACGCTTCGGTCGATGTTGACGAGGGTCTGATCGGCGGCATCATCACCGAGGACAATCCGCTTCATGACGAAATCGAGGAGGCCCTCGAGGAGAAGATGGGCGAGACCGCGCTCGAGGAGGACCAAGACGAGTATATCGACGAAGCCGAGGAGCTCCTCGGCGATGCGTCGGCTAATCCCGGCATCGCGATTGACGTGAACGTGGATGAGCAACCCGAGATGGACGACGACCCTGAAGGAGAGGAGTAGGCCATGACAATATTTGATGTCAATAACTTTGATGAGTTCCACATTGGCCTGGCAAGCGCCGAGAAGATCCGCTCCTGGTCGCATGGTGAGGTCAAGAAGCCCGAGACCATTAACTATCGTACCCTCAAGCCCGAGAAGGACGGCCTGTTCTGCGAGAAGATCTTTGGCCCGACCAAGGACTGGGAGTGCGCCTGCGGCAAGTACAAGCGCATCCGCTTCAAGGGCATCGTCTGCGAGCGTTGCGGCGTCGAGGTGACGCGCGCGAAGGTTCGCCGCGAGCGCATGGGTCACATCGAGCTCGCCGCGCCCGTGAGCCACATCTGGTATTTCAAGGGTAGCCCGAGCCGTCTCGGCTATCTGCTCGACATCTCGCCGAAGGACCTCGAGAAGGTTCTGTACTTCGCGAGCAACATCATCACCTGGGTCGACAAGGAGGCTCTGGCCGAGGACGCCGCCGAGCTCGAGGAAGAGCTCGCAGCCGGTCTCGAGGAGCTTGATTCCGAGCGTGACCGCCTCATCCAGATGACGCGCCACCAGTCGACCGAGTACTTTGACGAGAACGGCGAGCGCGAGTACGACGAGGAAGACCTCATGACCCCGGAAGAGGTCGAGGAGGAAATCGCCGACCTGCGCGAGGAGTTCGAGGAGCGCAAGGACCTGCGCACCGAGGCCTACGAGACCCTCATGCGCATCGAGCCCAAGATGCTCATCTCCGACGAGACGCTCTATCGCGAGCTGCGCCTCAACTACCGTGACTACTTCCGCGGTGGCATGGGTGCCGAGGCCGTGCGCGACCTGCTCGGCGATGTCGATCTCGAGGCCACGGCCGAGGAGCTGCGCGAGATCATCGCGACCGGCAAGGGCCAGAAGCGTGCCAAGGCCGTCAAGCGCCTCAAGGTCGTCGAGGCCTTTATCCGCAGCAACAACGATCCGACGGATATGATTCTCGATGTCATTCCGGTCATCCCGCCCGACCTGCGCCCGATGGTGCAGCTCGATGGTGGCCGCTTTGCCACGAGCGACCTCAACGACCTGTATCGTCGCGTCATCAACCGCAACAACCGTCTCAAGAAGCTGCTCGACCTCTCGGCTCCCGACATCATCGTGAACAACGAGAAGCGCATGCTCCAGGAGGCCGTCGACGCCCTCTTCGACAACGGTCGTCGTGGCCGCCCCGTCGTGGGTCCGGGCAACCGTCCGCTCAAGTCGCTGGCCGACATGCTCAAGGGCAAGCAGGGCCGCTTCCGCCAGAACCTTCTGGGCAAGCGCGTCGACTACTCCGGTCGTTCGGTCATCGTCGTCGGCCCGCAGCTCAAGATTCACCAGTGCGGCCTTCCCAAGCAGATGGCTCTCGAGCTGTTCAAGCCCTTCGTTATGAAGCGCCTGGTCGAGCTCGAGCAAGCTGCCAACATCAAGGCCGCTAAGCGCATGGTCGATCGCGGTGCGTCACTCGTCTGGGACGTCCTCGAAGAGGTCATCACCGATCATCCCGTGCTGCTCAACCGCGCACCAACCCTGCACCGCCTCGGCATTCAGGCTTTCGAGCCCGTGCTCGTCGAAGGTAAGGCCATCCGTCTGCATCCGCTTGTCTGCACCGCGTTCAACGCAGACTTCGACGGTGACCAGATGGCCGTGCACGTGCCGCTGTCGAGCGAGGCGCAGGCCGAGGCCCGCGTGCTCATGCTGAGCTCCAACAACATCAAGTCGCCGGCACACGGCAAGCCGCTCACCATCCCGACGCAGGACATGATCATCGGTATCTACTACCTCACCGCCGCACGTGACGGCTTCGAGGGCGAGGGCCGCTGCTTCATGGACTTCAAGGACGCGCAGAACGCCTATGACGCCCGTGC
This window of the Coriobacteriaceae bacterium genome carries:
- a CDS encoding metallophosphatase family protein: MSLVGIISDTHGRIGNEALEALAGVDFIIHAGDIGSLDVLMELEAIAPTIAVLGNNDYNVDYGPGVNESATQIIDGVRLFVSHYPRDAERAAESGEYDLAIHGHTHVPRDEVRGSCRIINPGGAFRPRCGSKRSLALVELEDGRVGSAQSVTV
- a CDS encoding DNA-directed RNA polymerase subunit beta; this translates as MPTTVTSQANVYRDRLSFAKLPEVMDIPNLISIQVDSFNNLMTEGLDETFASMSPIENSAKTLCVEFGAHEFGDPKHSVEECKKRDISYQAPLFVDIRFINKETGEMQESNVFMGDFPLMTNRGTFIINGTERVVVSQLVRSPGVYFSAERDKTSDRTIYNAKVIPTRGAWLEFETDKRDVLSIRIDRKRKQPATLLLRALGIAETRDEIIDLLGDSEMVERTLEKDPSSSREEALIELYRRLRPGEPPTVDSARSLLEGLFFNPQRYDLAKVGRYKIDKKLGIESDSSTLTVEDIVTAMRYIINLAQGKPGYQIDDIDHFGNRRIRTVGELIKNQFRIGISRMERVVRERMSTFDPEDISPQSLINIRPIVAAIKEFFGSSQLSQFFDQTNPAAGITHKRRLSALGPGGLSRERAGFEVRDVHTSHYGRMCPIETPEGPNIGLIGSLATYARVNDFGFIETPYRRVVDGKITDDVDYLTADEEENYSIAQANEPFDPKTRVFGSVDEKTGKFVAAKRVVCRTKNADGVFGDPEEVPVEDVQYMDVSPRQMNSVATALIPFLEHDDANRALMGSNMQRQAVPLLRPQAPLVGTGMEHRIASDSGELPLAKHAGTVTYVDGARVEVTNEDGDVDTYTLPKFQRSNQSGCINYKPLVKYGDEVHVGDALADGPSTDHAELALGQNLMIAYMPWEGYNYEDAIIVSERVVAEDLLTSIHISEHEIDARDTKLGPEEITREIPNLSEDMLGNLDADGVIRIGAEVHPGDVLVGKVTPKGETELTAEERLLRAIFGEKAREVRDTSLKMPHGASGRVIGISQFSRAAGDELPPGINELVRVYVAQKRKVQQGDKLSGRHGNKGVISLVLPVEDMPYMADGTPVDVILNPLGVPSRMNVGQLLENHLGWAALNGWSDDPKSDEPVDGPFFVSTPIFDGATEEEISDAIIKSNKNRVNKAKARYGDMFYEPFVAQLSATGKADLYDGRTGEKFREQITVGQTYMLKLSHMVDDKIHARSTGPYSLITQQPLGGKAQFGGQRFGEMEVWALYAYGAGNVLQEILTVKSDDTAGRVKAYESIVKGENIPAPELPESFKVLVKEMKSLALDVELIGRDGKDETAALTETVEILDASNEVAEAGDSGIDLDLDALDMLTDGIAQMNAGADDLLGIPEGGEELLGSSVSNSGDEVMIGAATPVDDDASVDVDEGLIGGIITEDNPLHDEIEEALEEKMGETALEEDQDEYIDEAEELLGDASANPGIAIDVNVDEQPEMDDDPEGEE